A single genomic interval of Bradyrhizobium japonicum USDA 6 harbors:
- a CDS encoding polysaccharide deacetylase family protein yields the protein MRNALGLMLASVVAAVVIAAGGWFYYSARADQGAPKTTAARAADQLPAQAKLAARDDVETTAAIAARPTAVAQAAAPAPAPAMPVQPKQACANPNALGVARVVEIDTTGGPGFGFDHFKQFDFLTDKEVVLTFDDGPWPVNTPAVLKALADECTKGLFFSVGKHATYHPEILRQVLAQGHTVGTHTWSHVNLNGKKMTEQQAKDEVEKGISAVKFALGTNPAPFFRFPQLQHNPAIVSYFGTRNVAMFSTDIDSFDFRKGATPEKIIETVMTRLDKLGKGIILMHDFQKHTGEAMPALLARLKAGGYKVVQMKAKTTLQTLPEYDEALMKDMKVPTAGTNTRPISSVVQTVSQ from the coding sequence ATGCGTAATGCGTTGGGCCTGATGCTGGCCAGTGTAGTTGCGGCGGTCGTGATCGCCGCCGGCGGTTGGTTTTATTATTCCGCGCGCGCCGATCAGGGCGCCCCCAAAACAACGGCCGCCCGTGCCGCCGATCAATTGCCGGCACAGGCGAAGCTCGCCGCCAGGGATGACGTCGAGACCACCGCGGCGATCGCGGCCAGGCCGACGGCAGTTGCCCAGGCAGCGGCGCCTGCGCCCGCTCCGGCCATGCCCGTGCAGCCGAAACAGGCCTGCGCCAATCCGAACGCGCTGGGCGTTGCCCGCGTGGTCGAGATCGACACCACCGGCGGACCCGGCTTCGGCTTCGACCATTTCAAGCAGTTCGACTTCCTCACCGACAAGGAGGTCGTGCTGACCTTCGACGACGGTCCCTGGCCGGTGAACACGCCCGCGGTGCTGAAGGCGCTCGCGGATGAATGCACCAAGGGTCTGTTCTTCTCGGTCGGCAAGCACGCGACCTATCATCCGGAAATCCTGCGCCAGGTGCTGGCCCAGGGCCACACGGTCGGCACGCACACCTGGTCGCATGTCAACCTGAACGGCAAGAAGATGACGGAGCAGCAGGCCAAGGACGAGGTCGAAAAGGGTATCAGTGCGGTGAAATTCGCGCTCGGTACCAACCCCGCGCCGTTCTTCCGCTTCCCTCAGCTTCAGCACAATCCGGCGATCGTGAGCTATTTCGGCACCCGCAACGTCGCGATGTTCTCGACCGATATCGACTCCTTCGACTTCCGGAAGGGCGCGACGCCGGAGAAGATCATCGAGACGGTGATGACGCGGCTCGACAAGCTCGGCAAGGGCATCATCCTGATGCACGACTTCCAGAAGCACACCGGCGAAGCGATGCCGGCGCTGCTCGCGCGGCTCAAGGCCGGCGGATACAAGGTCGTGCAGATGAAAGCGAAGACGACGCTTCAGACGCTGCCGGAATATGACGAGGCGCTGATGAAGGACATGAAGGTGCCGACCGCGGGCACGAACACGCGTCCGATCTCCAGCGTGGTGCAGACGGTGTCGCAGTAA